In Trichomycterus rosablanca isolate fTriRos1 chromosome 4, fTriRos1.hap1, whole genome shotgun sequence, one DNA window encodes the following:
- the klhl18 gene encoding kelch-like protein 18, producing the protein MTMGDMISEEIEDLMHFSVHDLPCRGYSVMEEIRRQGKLCDVTLKVGEHKFSAHRIVLAASIPYFHAMFTNDMVECKQDEIAMQGMDPSALEALINFAYNGHIAIDQQNVQALLIGASFLQLQNVKDACCSFLQERLHPKNCLGVRQFAETMMCTTLYDAANSFVHQHFVEVSVSEEFLSLRTDEVLELVGCDELNVKAEEQVFEAVLAWVRHQREDRESCLPELLSKTRLPLCRPQFLADRVQQDELVRCCHKCRDLVDEAKDYHLMPERRPHLPAYKTRQRCCTSIAGLIYAVGGLNSAGDSLNVVEVFDPIGNCWERCQPMSTARSRVGVAVVNGLLYAIGGYDGQSRLSTVEVYNPETDTWSKVASMNSQRSAMGTVVVDGHIYVCGGYDGRSSLNSVECYSPETDRWTVVTEMSASRSAAGVTIFEGRIYVSGGHDGLQIFNTVEYYNQHTAQWHPVPSMLNKRCRHGAAALGSQLYVVGGYDGSGFLSGAEVYSSSAEQWSHLVSMNTRRSRVSLVANCGHLYAVGGYDGQSNLSSVEMYDPETKRWTFMAPMVCHEGGVGVGCIPLHPA; encoded by the exons ATGACGATGGGTGACATGATATCCGAAGAAATAGAAGATTTGATGCATTTTTCTGTCCACGATTTACCATGCCGTGGATATTCGGTCATGGAGGAGATCCGGCGACAGGGGAAACTCTGCGATGTCACCCTTAAG gtGGGAGAGCACAAGTTCAGCGCCCACAGGATCGTCCTTGCTGCTTCTATTCCCTACTTCCATGCCATGTTCACTAATGATATGGTGGAGTGCAAACAGGACGAGATCGCCATGCAAGGCATGGATCCCAG TGCTCTGGAAGCGCTTATTAATTTCGCCTATAACGGACACATAGCCATAGACCAGCAGAACGTTCAGGCGCTCCTGATCGGCGCTAGCTTCCTTCAGCTGCAGAATGTCAAAGACGCCTGCTGCTCTTTCCTTCAGGAGAG GTTACACCCTAAAAACTGCCTGGGCGTGCGACAGTTTGCCGAGACCATGATGTGCACGACGCTGTACGATGCTGCCAACAGCTTCGTTCACCAGCATTTTGTGGAGGTTTCGGTGTCTGAGGAGTTCCTGAGCCTGCGGACTGACGAGGTGCTCGAGCTGGTGGGCTGTGACGAGCTCAACGTCAAGGCTGAGGAGCAG GTTTTTGAGGCAGTTCTGGCATGGGTGAGGCATCAGCGGGAGGATCGGGAGTCCTGCCTGCCTGAGCTGCTTTCCAAGACCAGGTTGCCCCTGTGCAGACCTCAGTTTTTGGCTGACCGAGTCCAGCAGGATGAGCTGGTGCGCTGCTGTCACAAATGCAG GGATCTAGTAGATGAGGCAAAGGATTATCATTTAATGCCGGAGCGGCGGCCACACCTACCTGCCTATAAGACCCGGCAACGATGCTGCACGTCCATTGCTGGGTTAATCTATGCTGTCGGAGGACTCAATAGTGCAG GTGACTCGTTAAATGTCGTAGAAGTATTCGACCCAATCGGTAACTGCTGGGAACGCTGTCAGCCAATGAGCACGGCCCGCAGCCGAGTGGGCGTAGCTGTGGTGAACGGACTGCTTTACGCTATCGGTGGCTATGACGGCCAGTCACGGCTCAGCACTGTCGAGGTCTACAACCCAGAAACGGACACGTGGAGTAAAGTGGCCAGTATGAACAGTCAGCGCAG TGCGATGGGAACGGTTGTGGTGGACGGACACATTTACGTATGTGGTGGCTACGATGGCAGGTCATCACTCAATTCAGTGGAGTGCTATTCTCCAGAAACTGACAG ATGGACGGTAGTAACAGAGATGAGTGCGAGTCGCAGTGCTGCGGGTGTGACGATATTTGAAGGGAGAATATATGTTTCGGGTGGTCATGATGGTCTGCAGATTTTCAATACG GTTGAGTACTACAACCAGCACACGGCGCAGTGGCACCCAGTGCCTTCCATGCTGAACAAGCGGTGCAGGCATGGCGCAGCGGCCCTGGGCAGTCAGCTCTACGTGGTGGGCGGTTACGACGGCTCTGGCTTCCTGAGCGGCGCGGAGGTGTACAGCTCCTCAGCCGAGCAGTGGAGCCACCTGGTGTCTATGAATACCCGGCGCAGCCGAGTCTCACTGGTGGCCAACTGCGGTCACCTCTACGCCGTCGGAGGCTACGACGGCCAGTCCAACCTCAGCTCTGTGGAGATGTACGACCCGGAGACCAAACGCTGGACGTTCATGGCGCCCATGGTGTGCCACGAAGGCGGGGTCGGGGTCGGGTGTATACCCCTTCACCCGGCTTAG
- the bfsp2 gene encoding phakinin, translating into MPLPRRRSSILGQPASERPGSARRVSVGSATSPRGVFVGMIPSTDTSCLGARVSRRALGISSVFLQGLRSTSTPVLPQHTCRGHQLGPESLNSCLLQYHDKVHALEQLNQQLEEQIRNWLERKASTAETWDSLRHQWEDVYRRVSEAILDNARLMLQTENIQANAEDLKDRFENEQPFRKAVEEEINSLYKVIDEANLTKIDLENQIETMKVELTDLDRNHEEDVRLLYNQLAGSENDKPDAPIETSLDHILTYIRSHWEKVIEKTRAETDTYLESKQMDNVNKERSQEEAELENLKTDCKDANARIQSLQAKIESIRALKRGLENSLNDAKHWHDIELQNLGSVIGKLDAELNDVNGDIEQQQHDYQTLLTNKKRMEMEIGIYHGIMDGEESRYHPQMSKADTATAEEGPAPQASMPEQQSSTQTDGTSTSTDNQVFKEKEKKKTK; encoded by the exons ATGCCTTTGCCAAGACGCCGATCCTCCATCCTGGGCCAGCCTGCCTCAGAGCGCCCAGGCAGCGCGAGAAGAGTAAGTGTAGGCAGTGCCACGTCTCCCCGGGGTGTCTTTGTGGGCATGATCCCCTCAACCGACACCAGCTGCCTGGGTGCTCGCGTGTCCCGCAGGGCACTAGGCATTAGCAGCGTCTTCCTGCAGGGCCTGCGCAGCACCAGCACCCCGGTTTTGCCCCAACACACATGCAGGGGGCACCAGCTGGGCCCTGAGAGCCTCAACAGCTGCCTGCTGCAGTATCATGACAAGGTTCACGCTCTGGAGCAACTCAACCAGCAACTGGAGGAGCAGATTCGCAACTGGCTGGAGCGCAAAGCCTCCACCGCTGAGACATGGGACAGCCTCAGGCATCAGTGGGAGGACGTCTACAGACGG GTGAGTGAAGCCATCCTGGACAATGCTCGCCTCATGCTACAGACAGAAAACATCCAAGCCAATGCTGAAGATCTCAAAGACAG GTTTGAAAACGAGCAGCCTTTCCGAAAGGCAGTGGAGGAGGAGATCAACTCACTCTATAAGGTGATTGATGAGGCCAACTTGACCAAGATTGACCTGGAGAACCAGATTGAGACGATGAAGGTTGAGCTGACAGACCTGGACAGAAACCATGAAGAG GATGTAAGACTGTTGTATAACCAGTTGGCTGGCAGCGAGAATGACAAACCTGATGCGCCCATTGAGACCAGTCTGGATCATATTTTGACTTATATCCGCTCACATTGGGAAAAGGTCATTGAGAAGACCAGGGCAGAGACTGACACCTATCTGGAAAGCAAG cagatGGACAATGTGAACAAAGAGCGGAGTCAGGAGGAGGCTGAGCTGGAGAATCTAAAGACAGACTGCAAAGATGCTAATGCTAGGATCCAAAGTCTGCAAGCTAAAATAGAGTCCATAAGAGCCCTG aAACGAGGCCTGGAAAACTCCCTGAATGATGCAAAGCACTGGCATGATATTGAGCTTCAGAACTTGGGCTCTGTCATTGGAAAGCTGGATGCCGAGCTTAACGATGTGAACGGAGACATCGAGCAGCAACAGCACGACTATCAAACTTTGCTTACCAACAAGAAGAGAATGGAGATGGAGATCGGAATCTATCACGGTATCATGGACGGGGAGGAAAGCCGATACCACCCTCAAAT GAGTAAAGCCGATACTGCAACTGCAGAAGAAGGACCAGCACCTCAAGCTTCAATGCCTGAACAACAAAGCTCCACACAGACTGATGGCACTTCAACTTCTACTGACAACCAAGT gtttaaagagaaagaaaaaaagaagacaaaATGA
- the zgc:136930 gene encoding thread biopolymer filament subunit gamma, which produces MSMSMSMSSSRVSRSGGGGGGARIGVGYGGGSGAGLGLGMGLGAGGGAGAGFGGGSAFGMSGGGGSAYGLGGGGGSAYGLGGGGGSAYGLGGGGGSAYGLGGGGGSAYGLGGGGGSGFGLGGGGGAGALFASPAFALGRTFAVGGLSAGSALAAGATMGTVLFPGLTREAEKATLSTLNDRFSAYMTQVRSLQQENAALEAKLFMLTGGTDMSPESSSATPVEFENQLGEYRGTLQNLTLDTIKLEIELDNVRGTAHELKAKFDFEQGVRFQLESDIAAMKKDIESASDIRIDLDTRYSSLKSDLDFLNKTQDEELSALQSKLGTTTKDTSVSMIEVDTMRSFDISAALNKLRMEYEKSVRQHREEAEAYYKLKMDEIQTANVRSGEAVSSTKGDIGAAKKELQTLMIELQGLITQNTSLEQGLAEANAQSTVGVAEYQAQIASLTAAIELAKADLHKQILSYQELLDVKLALDVEISTYRKLLEGNDFKFPDFSDSSYSFSAGGGGIHVKQIMSEHTETSLISDESS; this is translated from the exons ATGTCCATGTCAATGTCTATGTCCTCCTCCAGGGTCTCTCGAAGtggaggtggtggtggtggagctAGGATAGGAGTGGGGTATGGCGGAGGTTCTGGAGCAGGTCTGGGGCTCGGGATGGGTCTGGGTGCTGGAGGTGGGGCTGGTGCCGGGTTTGGAGGTGGATCAGCATTCGGCATGAGTGGTGGAGGTGGATCAGCGTACGGCCTGGGTGGCGGAGGTGGATCAGCGTACGGCCTGGGTGGCGGAGGTGGATCAGCGTACGGCCTGGGTGGCGGAGGTGGATCAGCGTACGGCCTGGGTGGCGGAGGTGGATCAGCGTACGGCCTGGGTGGTGGAGGTGGATCAGGGTTCGGTCTGGGTGGCGGTGGAGGTGCTGGAGCACTTTTTGCCAGCCCGGCATTTGCCCTGGGCCGCACCTTCGCGGTCGGGGGGCTCAGTGCAGGCTCCGCTCTGGCTGCAGGTGCTACTATGGGCACGGTCTTGTTTCCTGGGCTTACCCGAGAGGCAGAAAAAGCCACACTGTCCACCCTGAATGATCGTTTTTCTGCGTACATGACCCAAGTAAGGTCTTTGCAGCAGGAGAATGCTGCACTGGAGGCCAAACTGTTCATGCTGACCGGTGGTACCGACATGTCCCCAGAGTCATCCTCTGCCACTCCAGTGGAGTTTGAGAACCAGCTGGGTGAGTACCGTGGCACTCTGCAGAACCTGACCCTTGATACCATCAAGCTGGAGATAGAACTTGACAACGTGCGTGGTACCGCCCATGAGCTTAAGGCCAA GTTTGACTTTGAACAAGGGGTCAGGTTTCAGCTAGAGTCTGATATTGCTGCTATGAAAAAG GACATCGAATCGGCATCGGACATAAGAATCGATTTGGACACAAGGTACTCCAGCCTGAAGAGTGACCTGGACTTCCTCAACAAGACACAGGACGAG GAGCTGTCTGCTCTGCAGTCCAAACTGGGTACGACCACCAAGGACACCTCAGTCTCCATGATTGAGGTGGACACCATGAGGTCCTTCGACATCTCCGCAGCGCTCAACAAGTTGCGAATGGAGTACGAAAAGTCTGTCCGGCAGCACAGAGAGGAAGCCGAAGCCTACTACAAACTCAAG ATGGATGAAATACAGACCGCTAACGTCAGGAGCGGAGAGGCCGTGTCGTCAACCAAAGGTGACATCGGAGCAGCCAAGAAGGAGCTCCAGACGCTCATGATAGAGTTACAGGGTCTCATCACACAA AACACAAGCCTGGAGCAGGGTCTGGCTGAGGCCAATGCTCAGTCCACCGTCGGTGTGGCTGAGTACCAAGCCCAGATCGCCAGCCTCACGGCCGCCATCGAGCTCGCCAAAGCAGACCTTCACAAACAGATCCTGTCCTACCAAGAGCTGCTGGACGTCAAACTCGCCCTGGACGTCGAGATCTCCACCTACAGAAAGCTACTGGAGGGAAATGATTTCAA aTTTCCAGATTTTTCAGACTCTTCCTACAGTTTCTCAG